GGATTACTACCTGACCCGGCGGGATTTACTCGGACTGGTGATTCTCACCCTGGCCACGGTAATCACCGTGGCCGTGCTCCTTTCCCATGGCTTTGAATTCGGGGAAGTGCTCTTCAAGGGCCGCTGGCTGCGCCATTTCGAGCCCCTGCCGCCGCCCCGGGAGGAGGAAGAGCCTTTTGTGTCTATCCATCTGGCCTGCTGCAATGAGCCGCCGGACATGGTCATTGCCACCATCGACAGCCTGGCCCGGCTCCATTACCGCCATTTCGAGGTGCTGGTAATCGACAACAACACCACCGACGAAGCCCTGTGGAAGCCGGTGCAAGCCCATATGGCGGGCCTGGGCCCCAATTTCCGCTTTTTCCACCTGCTGCCCTGGCACGGCTTCAAGGCCGGAGCCCTGAATTTCGCCCTGGAACACACGGATCCCCGGGCCCAGGTGGTGGGGGTGGTGGATGCGGATTATGTGGTGGAACCGGACTGGCTGGCCTGTCTGGTGGGCCATTTCGCCGCCCCGGAAGTGGCCGTGGTGCAAGCGCCCCAAGCCCACCGGGAGTGGCAAAACCAGCCCTTCCGGCGCATGTGCAACTGGGAATTCGACGGCTTTTTCCGCATCGGCATGCACCACCGCAATGAGCGCAATGCCCTGATCCAGCACGGCACCATGACCCTGGTGCGGCGCTCTGCCCTGGACCGGGTGGGGGGCTGGTCCGAGTGGTGTATCTGTGAAGACACGGAACTGGGCCTGCGCCTCATCGAGGCGGGCAACGAAACCCGTTATGTGGACTGCGTCCTGGGCCGGGGCCTGACTCCGGCGGACTTTGCCGCCGCCAAATCCCAACGCATGCGCTGGGCCTTCGGTGCCATGCAAATCCTCAAGCACCATCTGCCCCGGCTGGTGGGCCAGAGCCGCCTCAACCTGGCCCAGCGCTACCACTTCCTCACCGGCTGGTTTTCCTGGTTCGGGGACGCCCTCCAACTTATTTTCGCCTTCGCCTCCATCGCCTGGACCGTGGGCATGCTGGCCGCCCCAAAATCCTTCGGCCTGCCCGTGGCCATGATGGTGGTGCCCATCCTGGGGTTCATGGCCTTCAAAGCCGCCCTGGGCCCCATTCTCTACCGGCGCACCATGGATTGTCCCTGGGCCGACATCGCCGGGGCCTCCCTGCTCTCTGTGGGCCTCTCCCACGCCATCGCCCGGGGGGTGTTCACCGGGCTCATCAAACGCCACGGAGAATTCGTGCGCACCCCCAAGGGCTGGAAGGCCAAGGGCCGCTTTGCCTTCTTTGGCCCCATCCGGGAGGAACTGGGCCTACTCCTGGCCCTGCTCACCTGTATGGGGGCCATGATCTGGATGCGGGGCCTGGCGGACTTGGAAGCCCTGGTGTGGATTGGGGTGCTGGCCCTGGAATCCCTGCCCTACTGGGCCGCCCTGGGCTGCCAGATCGCCGCCTATTGGCCGGAACAAATCCCGGATAGGGGGGAACCGGCAGGGGCCCACCGGGTCTGAAAGCAGTATGGAAAC
This sequence is a window from Azospira inquinata. Protein-coding genes within it:
- a CDS encoding glycosyltransferase family 2 protein → MKITPPIALRMLGALVLALVIAGLQYTLWAKANQSTTIADAQDTIRGFAYAAYRRDESPLKQTYPTPQEISDDLDLLSQTAGRVRTYSALENPSVIDLAYEHSMRLTLGAWLSKDQARNERELAAAIRTALDNRHVERVIVGNETVLRGDLTVPELEAYLDRARAALHHIPVSTAEPWHVWLRNPGLARHVDFIAVHLLPYHEGVPVAQAVDYAMERYRQLVQAFPKKRVVIGEIGWPSNGPIIGGAVPSVANQARFIREFLATSRDMNLDYFLMEAFDQPWKIDVEGWAGAYWGLYNADRELKFPLEGDVIRDVHWQDKAWIAALLAFVPMVLVAYFLPGWGFAGRLWLCLLIQACTTTLVIGMSVPVDYYLTRRDLLGLVILTLATVITVAVLLSHGFEFGEVLFKGRWLRHFEPLPPPREEEEPFVSIHLACCNEPPDMVIATIDSLARLHYRHFEVLVIDNNTTDEALWKPVQAHMAGLGPNFRFFHLLPWHGFKAGALNFALEHTDPRAQVVGVVDADYVVEPDWLACLVGHFAAPEVAVVQAPQAHREWQNQPFRRMCNWEFDGFFRIGMHHRNERNALIQHGTMTLVRRSALDRVGGWSEWCICEDTELGLRLIEAGNETRYVDCVLGRGLTPADFAAAKSQRMRWAFGAMQILKHHLPRLVGQSRLNLAQRYHFLTGWFSWFGDALQLIFAFASIAWTVGMLAAPKSFGLPVAMMVVPILGFMAFKAALGPILYRRTMDCPWADIAGASLLSVGLSHAIARGVFTGLIKRHGEFVRTPKGWKAKGRFAFFGPIREELGLLLALLTCMGAMIWMRGLADLEALVWIGVLALESLPYWAALGCQIAAYWPEQIPDRGEPAGAHRV